In the Purpureocillium takamizusanense chromosome 5, complete sequence genome, one interval contains:
- the GAS4 gene encoding Glycolipid anchored surface protein 4 precursor (SECRETED:SignalP(1-17~SECRETED:cutsite=VTA-VP~SECRETED:prob=0.5903)~CAZy:GH72~EggNog:ENOG503NU6E~TransMembrane:1 (n6-17c25/26o461-480i)~COG:G), which yields MLFKSLVVALAATLVTAVPSLEVKGTDFVNPDTGKKFQIVGIAYQPGGSAGYDPKTGKDPLSHADTCLRDAALMQVIGVNTIRVYNLDPYINHDECASIFNAAGIYMIIDVNSPLVGEAITSFEPWTSYYAAYLNHTFAVVEAFSNYPNTLLYFSGNEVINNLDSAKDVPPYLRAVTRDIKNYIKKNIKRAIPVGYSAADVRDVLWDTWNYMQCAEKGEDDDMSRVDIFALNSYSWCGPKATYESSTFKELTDKFKATSVPVFFSEYGCNTPQPRYWNETLAIYGDKMTPVFSGGVVYQWTEEENNYGLVEVKDDTLTIMDDYNRLKARWAGIDWKTVQAQSPSNKKASPPECESNLILEKGFHSNFTLPDLPPKAQGLIDNGIKPKPSGKIVKVSDYNVKLTVKDKSGKTLSDLKVVPLKDDEFNWAGKNKAETGSASNSDNSTGGGDNGKSKDKDSAAFLSRPMMWAVALPLAVMMIFA from the exons ATGCTT TTCAAATCCCTCGTCGTGGCGCTTGCCGCCACGCTGGTCACCGCCGTGCCCTCGCTCGAGGTCAAGGGCACCGACTTTGTCAACCCCGACACGGGCAAGAAGTTCCAGATCGTCGGTATTGCTTACCagccgggcggcagcgctggcTACGACCCCAAGACCGGCAAGGATCCTCTCAGTCATGCCGACACCTGCTTGCGCGACGCTGCCCTGATGCAGGTCATCGGCGTCAACACTATCCGTGTCTACAACCTGGACCCCTACATCAACCATGACGAGTGCGCCAGCATCTTCAACGCT GCCGGCATTTACATGATCATTGATGTCAACTCTCCCCTCGTTGGGGAGGCTATCACCTCGTTCGAGCCTTGGACGAGTTACTACGCCGCCTACCTGAACCACAcctttgccgtcgtcgaggccttcTCCAACTATCCCAACACACTGCTCTACTTCTCCGGCAACGAGGTCATCAACAACCTTGACTCGGCCAAGGACGTGCCCCCGTAcctccgcgccgtcaccCGCGACATCAAGAACTACATCAAGAAGAATATTAAGCGCGCGATCCCCGTCGGCTactccgccgccgatgtcCGCGATGTTCTTTGGGATACCTGGAACTATATGCAGTGCGCCGAGAAGGGTGAGGACGATGACATGAGCCGTGTCGACATCTTCGCCCTCAACTCGTACAGCTGGTGCGGCCCGAAGGCGACCTACGAAAGCTCCACCTTCAAGGAGTTGACCGACAAATTCAAGGCCACGTCCgtgcccgtcttcttcagTGAGTACGGCTGCAAcacgccgcagcctcgcTACTGGAACGAGACGCTCGCCATCTACGGAGACAAGATGACGCCCGTCTTCtctggcggcgtcgtctacCAATggaccgaggaggagaacaaTTACGGCCTGGTCGAGGTCAAGGACGATACCCTCACCATAATGGATGACTACAACCGCCTCAAGGCGCGGTGGGCCGGTATCGACTGGAAGACTGTCCAGGCACAGAGCCCCAGCAACAAAaaggcatcgccgccggAATGCGAGAGCAACCTCATCCTGGAGAAAGGCTTCCACAGCAACTTCACTTTGCCCGATCTTCCCCCTAAGGCTCAAGGACTCATTGACAACGGCATCAAGCCCAAGCCTAGCGGCAAGATTGTCAAGGTCTCAGACTACAACGTCAAGCTGACGGTCAAGGACAAAAGCGGCAAGACTCTTTCTGATCTCAAGGTTGTTCCtctcaaggacgacgagttcAATTGGGCCGGTAAGAACAAGGCCGAGACTGGCAGCGCCAGCAACTCGGACaacagcaccggcggcggggacaaCGGCAagagcaaggacaaggacagcGCTGCCTTCTTATCTCGCCCCATGATGTGGGCTGTGGCGCTGCCCTTGGCTGTCATGATGATATTTGCTTGA